A region of the Lagopus muta isolate bLagMut1 chromosome 2, bLagMut1 primary, whole genome shotgun sequence genome:
TATGACTGTGTCCTTGCACTTGGTCATTATTCGTTGGAGGAGGTATCACTTGagaagctatttttaaagaacGTGGCAGCACTGGGGGTCATGTTCTTGTGAAACGAGAGCCAAACATAATATCAGTTGCTCACTACTCACTTGATGTCACTCCTTGGTAAGGATGGCTGGTTTGAGGTAGGGCCCAATGCAGAACCGAGACCTGGACTATTTATTCTGCTGAGTGCATTTCTTAGCACACAAGATCCTGCTGTCACCAGATCCAGATGGACTGCATGATATAACTGCTCGCATAAACGTAGTTGTTTTTGTCAGAATGCCATGCCAATTTTAATGTTATTCTTTCAGTTATCCTTTCTCTGGTTTATTTTTCAGGGTGTTTACTTGAGTAAAACAAgttaagcagcagcagaggtttaCAAATAGCCCAAATAAATGAACTGTGTTATGATACGTGCCCTGTCCCTTGCTAACAGTGCTTTGAATTTTTGCTCTGAGAGCACAAAGGGCAAATATCTCAGGGCAGTCAGTACCAGGTGatggcttttctttcccctgagAGTTTGCAGCTGCCCATCATAGAGCTCATGGTGCAAGGAAGCAGCCAGGAGGCCCTTCACTGCCCCATCctcaaagcaaacagagcagcGAACTCTGTGGGAGCCTGGTTCTGTTTGAGACCTCTGGGTGTTAAATAATTCaggaatgaataaataataataatcagaaatatttcactAGCTTTACATAGCTGTCTTATCTGTGGGATAGAGCTAGCTCTAGGCAGTCTCCATAATTCAGGAAATGGCTTATTTTTAACTCAGCTGAGAAATGATTGGATAAAAACACTTTCTTCAATTCATTTACTAAAACCAGGAGCTGCAATAGCTTCTATGCCCTCAATTGCTTGTTACACTGAAAACTGAGTGACTTTCTCTCCCATTATTTCTCCTTAGAAGCATACAGTCCCTTTCAGCTACAGAACTGTTAATATATCGATCAACACGCAGGGCCCCTCACTCATCCTTACACGAATAGAACACGGGAACAGAAAGTAATGCCTTGCTGTTGCAGCTGTGACCTCCACAGTGCTTATTTGACCTCCCAGGAAATCGGCTTTCTGCCTCAGTTGACAGGcaagataaaaaatattaataacagCAGACGATGCTCAGAACCTCATAGGAAACGTTTCTCACCTTCTGGTGCTGGACCTTCgttagtttttctttcttcctttgaaacTCAATTCTTTTGAAGATGGAATAAGTGCACGAAGGGTAAAATTAGGTTACCAAAGAGAATTCTAGCTTTTAACCTACTGCTCATTGTTTAACCATTTCAAACCAGCttgaatagaatcacagaatcacaaggttggaaactacctataagatcatctagtccaaccgtctcctcatcatcattgccaccacaagcaaaaatagaaatggaGTGGAATGGAattagaatagaatagaatagaatagaatagaatagaatagaatagaatagaatagaatagaatagaatagaatagaatagaatagaatagaatagaatagaatagaatagaatagaatagaatagaatagaaagcTGTCAAGTCGAAATGGGAGATAAGCTGTGGTcctgtgctggaaaacagacACCAAATTTACTGTCTAACCAGTAAGTGAAAGTAGGCAGAGCAGAACTGCTCTGTTGGCTTTCAACACACTGTTGACTGCTTTATTTGataattcaaattaaatttgaTCTACCTTTTACAAACCTATGGATGTAAGTTTCTGGAACAGCAAAACTTCAATGTTCTATGAGAAACAGTTATTTAAGGCCTTTATTTCTTGCTAACACATTTTTATAGTTCTTATTTTGATGGATCTGATCTTCTCagataaaacatttgtttcttcccTTGTTCTATGCATGCAGAAGGGTTTAAAATTAATCCTCTAGAAAATAAAGCCAAACACAAagtaaccaaaaaaaaaaaaaaagaggccattcaaagaattttttcttgaaatttctgcatttttttctgactgaaaaTTCTAAAAACATTGAAAAACCCAAACGATTCTAACAATGTTGGTTGTGGAAGTGAAGGCTTCCCTTCACTCCTTTTCACTTCACTTTCCTTGAAAAAGTATGATTGAAGCAAAATATTCTGCCAAGTCTACTGTTTTTATCTGTGATCTGTCTTTCAGAGATTATCTGAAAACCCTGCTTGATTCATgctatttatttgctttaatgGCCAGTGACAAATATGATATTAGATACAACGAACGGCACACGCTGCAGATGCTCTGTGCCCTGAAGGAATTCTGATATTGAGTATGATACACTGACTGCcaaaaacttcaggaaaaaggGAGTTCAAGAGTAATACTGATGAACAGGGGAGTGATTCTGGTTATATAGACTCCTTTCCTTATGGGCACCACTGAATTGATTCTTCAGAGTCCAGTGTTATGTAGGGCTTCATCATCATGTTTTCCCCATGCAGAATCACCTTCTCAATGACATGTTATTGAGAAATTGAGTTGAAATAAGGGAGGCTTCTTACTCTGTCTAGGTGAATAACTGCATCAAGATTGTTAGTAAGGCGAATATCAGGATTTCATTCccatatgttttaaaattaatttacagtAATGTTATATTAGTAGGGACCTATCAGTCTTGTGCTTTCAAGTTCCAGGCAAACCTTTATAATCAGCTAACCAGAAGAACAGAAGTACTGATGTAAacactgtgattctatgtttgtTGTGAGCCTCATGCTGTGTCTCTTAGTttataactgctttttttttcttttttttattaatttcagcACGGAGTTATACCCAATATGTAGCATATCTCAGGCTAAGCAAGACCTTGATGAGCAGACTggcaaaaagaaacacagacgATCCGCAGCTGAAGATTATATTTCTCATTATGGCACACGTTTTGGCCCTGCAGAGAATGAATTTGACTATGGCTTGTGCAACGAAGTCATTAATGTGGCTTGCTCACCCAAACCTGATGCCTTCAATCCCTGTGAAGATATCATGGGATACAATGTTCTGAGAGTTCTGATATGGTTTATCAACATTTTAGCTATCACTGGGAACACCACTGTCCtcattattttaataagcaGTCAATACAAACTCACTGTACCTCGCTTTCTAATGTGCAATCTTGCCTTTGCAGATCTCTGCATAGGTATCTATCTGTTGTTTATTGCATCAGTAGATATCCAGACCAAAAGCCAGTATTACAACTATGCCATAGACTGGCAAACTGGGGCAGGATGCAATGCTGCAGGATTTTTTACCGTTTTTGCAAGTGAACTCTCAGTCTACACACTGACTGTGATTACTCTGGAAAGGTGGCATACCATCACCTATGCCATGCAACTCGACCGCAAGGTCCGACTTCGGCATGCTGTGATCATAATGATTTTTGGCTGGATGTTTGCTTTCACGGTGGCACTTCTCCCCATATTTGGCATCAGCAGCTACATGAAGGTCAGCATCTGTCTGCCCATGCATATAGAAACACCGTTTTCTCAGGCTTATGTTATATTTCTTTTAGTGTTGAATGTACTCGCTTTTGTGATCATCTGCATCTGCTACATCTGCATCTACTTTACTGTGAGAAACCCCAATGTTATCTCTTCAAACAGTGACACCAAAATTGCCAAGCGCATGGCTATATTGATCTTCACAGACTTCCTCTGCATGGCACCAATATCTTTTTTTGCAATATCAGCTTCACTCAGGGTTCCTCTCATCACGGTGTCCAAATCTAAGatccttctggttttgttttaccCTATTAATTCCTGTGCTAACCCTTTCCTCTATGCCATTTTCACAAAGACTTTTCGCAGggatttcttcattctgttgaGCAAGTTTGGTTGCTGTGAAATGCAAGCCCAGATTTACAGAACAGAGACTTCCTCATCTGCTCATAATTTCCACACAAGAAATGGCCATTACCCTACCGCATCAAAAAACAGCGATGGGACTATTTATTCACTGGTTCCTCTGAATCACTTGAACTGAGGTGCTTGCATGAATTTGTGTCTGAGGCAGTGTGATAATCACTTTCAACTATTTGAATAATGACTTCGACATAGCATGCAAACTTATTTTTTAcgagaaaacatttctatttccactttgcttttttgttcatCATTGAAGATGACACATCATCTTCATTACTTCTTGAAGGACAAAGAATGAAACTGCAGTATATGTCAAAGTGTCCTTGTAGAATTGTGTCCAGAAATAAATGAGCTTATAAATGCATATCTCCTACTGTACAGGCAGAGATTCCCCTCAGTCTAGGAAGATGTCAGCTGCTTACTGAGAATGAAGTAATGGTTATATGTGgtcaaaagggaaaagaaaaaaaagaaaaaaaaaaaaaaaagtggaattatttttgttgtctgtGAAATGtgttgaaacaaaaaataaatagcttttttcATTAACCATATCTTCTGAGGTTACAGTAGACAAAAGCCCAGTTTAATGCCCTCCTAGGACTGATTGAGACAGGTGGGCccaaaaaatcagatttcataTGAATTTCTAACAGCTTTGTTTAGCTAAAGTTTTGTTTCTAAGacaagagaggaagaaaaagagcagaaggaatCCTTCATAATAATCATTTCTAAATTTGATTTAATAAAGTTGAGTTAAAATCGCTTTTGCAGGGCTGGATCCCTTGAGTCTGGCAAGGCAAGGCAATGAATGCTCTTCAAGACTGTAAGAGGCATTGCAGGCCTGTACCATCCCCTTCATGGGATGCTGGTCCTTTCATAGCTGCTTTCCAGGTAGCTGTTTgtggctgtttctttttttttttttttttttttttttaattgaaaaagcagtgtaagaaaaaaatgcaagatgtATTTTATTCATGCCTGCAATGCCCAAAAAGCCTGCTGGTTTCTTCTCACCGCTGAACAATGTGTTTTATGTGTGTAATCTTAAAActattttgcattttccattctgaaatcTATTTTAATAAAACCAATATCAAAACAAAGTGCCTTGAGAACAACTGTACGGTCAGAGATATGCTGATGAAGTAAGCAATTAATGTTACTGCTTATCTGGAGAGTTCCATTTatgcagcacagcctccacAATTGGGTCACTGTGACCTATGAATGAGACTTGCCTGATGAAAGACTCCACAATGAAAAACCTGCAGTCTCTCAGAGAGTtaaggaagcacagaaagatATGCACACCTGAAACTTGTTAAGTAGATTTCTTTGCAGCACTGACATCCTAGTTTTAACAAATCTTTTCTATTAATTCTCATTTTCCATGTTGTAAGGCATAAACTATTGATAGAACTTGAGTTTTAGTCATttaatatatatgcatttaaaCTATTCAATATATAGAAATTACTCTTGACAGATGAGACAATTGTCTGTTTCCCCTTCTAACAGCCAAAGCTTAGAATCTCTGACAATGGCACTACAAGTGCCAGTCAACTATAAGTTCAGTCTCCTGTTCAGTGTTCGAGAGATGAGCCATCAGTAGCGAGGAAACAGTCTGTTTTCTCTGGCTCAAAGGAAAGCCTTGTAAGTTATTCTAACTTCAAGCCCACTGCCAGCTTGCTCCACAAACCACCTGACAACTGACAATATTGTAATGACTTCTAGTTTTCCTCTATCCTTCAAGGATTTGGGATGGCATAATCCAACcagaaagagctgctgctttgggctgTCATCCAGGGGCAGAATTCCTGGTGTGACACAGCTTGTGTCACTGCACTGTGTAAGTAGATAGTTCACTAAGCAAGGCTAAGACCTGGCCATCTCTCCCAGCCCCGTCAACCTCCAGTAACACATAGATTCACacagagaaagataaaaaaggaATGCAAGTGTTGAACAAACAGAGGGACAATGACATGCTGGAGACCGCTTGGAACATGAGCTGAGCACGAGCTCATTACAAGCACCAGGATAACATTTAACTGATTTGAATGGACTGAGCACAGGGGCCAAAATGGCAAGTAAGCCAACTGGAGGGTGGAGAGGGTATTTcagagaaaaccaaaaaactgcaTAAACGTATCTTTTctattaaacttttttttttcttctctgttttaacTAGACTTACATTTCATGTGAGTGATTGCTTGATTAGTCCCAGACTTTGAAAGCAATCCCAGATGCCACATTGCTAGTGCAAATTTGCCTTACATGACCCTTGTATTTCAGTCTCCACCAACCCCAGGAAATGCCCAGTTATAGAAGTATGTCTGCCTTTGCTCTCATAGTGCCACTGTCAGAATGACATAGATTGTGCTGAAAGTCAATTTGCTGCCTTTGGGGACACTATGAACTTCTTCATCTGCCTGATACAAGCATCTCTTCTTCAGGCATGTACCTCGAGAGGAGCCCCTACCTGACCTCCCCAGGAAGCACATATCTGGAGTTGTGATGGGTAGTGAGAAATGGGGTCACTACCTCGATAGGCTAAAGGTCACAGCATGAACATTGCCACCACGGGTAAAAGTAATGGGAGCAGCTGGTCAAAAGCatcaataaaagcaaaaatctgaCTCAGTAGAGAAAATGAACTGTGAGCCATTTTCTTTACAGCATTTGCTCTGGGGGTTGCACAGATATGCCAACCAGGGTTTGCTCATTAGAAGACAGGTCTATATTTGAGCTTGTTAGGAATTCAGGATGAGGCTTTGCATCCTATTTAGGAAGCCTGCAAATCATCTGACcacatttctttcctgtagaTTTCCTCCTAATCATTCCACTGAGGACACAGCAGATAATCTTACATTTAATTTATGCAGCTTTGTTGTGGAGAAGAGTTAATAATGCAAAATGATTTATCCTTGGGGAATAATCTGATCATCCCCCCTCCTCCTAGAAAgagggaacagaaaagaaaggtgcATCCAGTTCAAATGGTCAGGTAACCAAAGGCAAACCTCCTCACATGTTTGCGTACTTAATTTGAGCACATGTAATCTCCCATTACATATTGCAAACGTGAATTGCATGTAAACTCTTCTTCAGAGTGAGCTTTTAGTCAAAGTTAACTGCAGACACATATTTGAAAATCTgggctttgtttctttaaaatattcatgcTCAGGCGCAGGATTTTACAGCTGTCATCTGGATAATTAAACTCTTCATTAACAGTTGTTCTGAAACCAGTAGGTGACCTTTAATTAGGGATGAAAGTACTCAGGAATGGAtttcaagcattaaaaaatgcagagaactCCCTCTCTTCCCTCGTCCGTTGAAAACCTTTTGTAAAGCATCAGTTTTCCAAGAGAAATAATGCTGGGTGAGACAAACGTGCTTCCAAGTCTAATACAACACGTGAATGCTTTACTTAGCTTTACTGTAACTAAAATGTGTAATTATTTCTCTGTCTCATACATCTTTTGCCATATGTCACCTGGATCTTTGCTACCTCAACACCAGCAGACGGATGTATCCACACAAAAAAAGAGCCATAAAAATTAACAAGGACACAAGGAGAACAGTGCACAGATCGGAATGTGCTGTATTTGTGGGTGGGTGAAAGACTGAAGGGCAGGACGGAGCAAGATAGACTTTTTTGTTGAGTCTTCTTAAGATCCAGTGCTAAAATTCTGCACTAATGGGGCCATTCTGGATGAATGCAGCTCCTAGGCAACTAACAATAGGAATCCACATGGGAAAATCTTACGGagagagaaatttaaaatgaagttcCAGTCAGGGGTTGGCCACTACAGAGACTCATTAGGCATCCTTGGTTGAGTGAGGGATGGTCACAGCGTTGTGGTTATGATTAGAGATGTATTAttacataaagaagaaaataacaatcACCATGTCCTAACTACAATTTCTAGCACTTAGCCCATAGTAGCACAGTCTTTCTGGAGTTCTGACTTACACATGCTTCTCAGGTCACCTCAGCAGACCCTCTGCAGATCAGGTCAAACTCTTATCAAACAGCACATGACACAGCCATACCCCAGGCTCAGGCTTTATGTAAAGATCACGAGTCACTCAGTgctcagaggaaaaagatgGCACATCCCTGTACACTAGGTATCATGGGGTTTACCACAGCAGTGTAATATACAATGAATATTTTGTATATGCTGACTCTGTGAAAAGGAGAGCAGTTGCATTAGGTGCCATACAGGCTACAGACAGCACCGTTACCAGTCTCCTTTGCATTGCAATTCAGTGTACTTCTTGTGAGTTACAAAGGTCTGATTAATTCTTTGAGCTGCTTCTTTGCTTGCCCAAGCTGCATGGGCAGGCATGTGGTCCTGAACATCTGCCTCAGCTTTTCCCCATCTTGGTTCTTCCCAGGATAAGTGCTTCATGCTGCCTGTGCCCAGCAATGCTCTGCTTTTACCTGCCATCCTCTATTAGCAGAATACCTGCTCCTCAGAAGTATTGCTTCAGAAATCAGCAGCGAGAAGTTCAAAAGTCTGCTCATTGTTCACTCTGTACAGAGTGAACTTGTCTTTTTATGTTGCTTTCCAGTTTCTCTTTGCTATTTTAGCTATTTTTTGAGTGATTGCTGTGAGGATAACTAACCCTTGCCCAAGCTTCAAATGTTCTGCTTTGAAGGAGACTCTGTTTGAGGCAGCCGACATCAATAAATCAGGGTGAAACACAGACTCCCCTCCCCGCCTGCTGCAGATTCCCTGGACtttgttgggggaaaaaaaaaacctgatttttaCACAGGTGATTCagagttttctttccctcatgCCACAGATGTCTTGGCAGCAGGAGGCATTCCCTAGTGAAAAGCCAGAGAAAGTGGGGAAATCAAAAATTAGAAAAGTAAAGCCAAACTAGGGCAGCTTTCAGTGGGCCTCCACATTCCCCCAACTCTGCCTGATGCCACTTCAAGGGAAGGCccaaagcctttctttttcctctctcttttttaaatttcctgGACCAAAATTGGCATTAAAACAGGATTCACTCTACCTTGCTGTCTCTACACATGTCCTATTGCATAATAAAGTACCAAAATTACAAGTTGGCACAGGTACTAAAAAGCGTATGTATATTACCTGCACTAGCATCCTATATTCCTCAGCAGAGGCAACTTGCCTAAACTTGGCAAAAATTGAGTTGAGCTAGATGTCTTTCCCACAGGTATTGAGGCCATATCTCCACGGCACTGCATTTTTTGCCATATTGACTTAACCAAGATTTGTTTTACATCCAACGGCTCCAGTTTCTCCTATTACCCAACACTGCCTTTCACCAGGACTACGCATTCTCTCCCTTCAAAAACTGCTTCTACTCACACCCACCACTTTTAGCatcagttttccttccttccagggACAGCATTATCTTTTCACGTGTTTACACTGGAGTTACAACACTCATAAGTCACTAAAAAAAACATCCAAGGCATtggtattttacttttttcaccTAAAGATGTTGTTTACCTCTTGGAAATGCTCTGTCTACAGAATGTTCTTCCATTCAACACCACCACGACTATCACTCAGCTTCAATGCAGGTGCTTCAGCATGCAATTCCTGAAGGCACCAGCTCAGCAGTGTTTTGGACTTAGTTCCACTGTTGCTTGTGCACCTGTTCCAATTAGACAAGGGTCATCACTCTTGGCTCTTCAGAAATGATTTCTGACTGCCCTGACTGTAGGTCCTAGTCTTGCTGCAGTGTTCAGCCATGCAAGCAGAAGAGATCTGCTTTTATCCAGGAGAAAAGTAATTCAAAAGTTAAGTGAAACTGGAGAGAAAGCAGGCAACCTGTGTTCACAACAGCCTCATAATTACTCGAAGACTTCAAAGAGCAACAGAAGGGCTGCCAAATTCTAAATTAAATACTTACAATTTGGCAGAGCTCTACTTGTTGCTGTAggtgaaacattttttcctttggataTTCCTGCTGCACACATCACATAGCATCACAGGGCAGTTTTCACCATTGCTAAGTTGTGTCCCAGATCTCATGCTGTCAGCACTGGCTTCGTTTAGCACTGTGGAACATCTTGTGTGAAACCAGCACACACCTCTGACCACAAAGGGCTAACAGTTAATCATGTAACTAACGAGGCAAATAGATAGGTCTAActttatttcttgaaaatcaCTCTCCAGGAATCCTTTGGCTAACTCTCTCTTTAGGACTAATTCATTGAGaaatatcttgtttttcttctgccatgGTTCCCATGTGAGTCATAGCTTAATTGGATATttagttattttctttgtaattaaaGAACCCATAGCATGTTTTCACTGGGTAACAGACAACACCAGTGCTCTACCTGGTATCCTCTTGCCTAGCAGGCACTGGTGATGATACTTCAGGCTGTGAGTGAGCTAAGGCTGTTTGCACAACACATGCTTCCTCTGTTCACAGTATTACTGCAGCCTCTACACTTTCCTAAATCTTGCAAACCTGCAGTTAACCGTTGTGTGTAGGCAATTACTACATAACTACATACTTATGTAAGTAGGCAGAGATCTTCAGAGAACCCTAAAAAACCAGTAATACCTACGTAAAGCACTCAGGGATGTGGACACATCTTTTGAAGACAAAACTTCATCACCCCTTTATTCTCAGTAAGCTGTCTGAGGGAATTGGTTATGGTTTAGCATGAGATAAAATGATAATCTGCCCTATATTATGTAATATTTATGCAAAGGACATCCCCAGAATCTTCCTTGTTATCTTCACGATTTCTCCTCATAACCCAAAAGGCCACAAGGATAGCACAGCTTCCAGTAGGTGAACCTGGAGACTTGCCACTGGCAGAGcgagaacaacaaaaaatgggacagatagacagacagacaaagagcattgaggaaaaaaagatgtgtcAAAGCACTCAAGAGGAGCTTCTGTCATATATCAGAAGCAGAACAATTGTCATAATCTTAAGGCTGCACCCAGAATCCAAGATGGCATTGGGACAAAATCTTCCACgtcctgtgctctgcagcaagaAGATGACTGCAGTAAGAGGAGAGAGTCCTGGGAGGGTTTCAAAggctttttcccttttagaatgtcagcaaaatgaagaaatgatatTGAGGAAGGAGGGAGGCGGAGATGgggaaaatgaaatttctctCACTTAAAATAAGACTACACAAATAATTCTTATGAGGCAGTGAAAAGAATTGCACTGAAGAGGCTCATAAAAACACAATGTCTAATTTTTCTAAGCTGGGTGTCCTGCAAGCAATGGTCTGCACTGAGACTAATATTCATTCCTGTTCAGAGTAACAGCGCAAGAGCCATTTCCACAATAAATGACCTTTAAGCAGGGCTGACATGATGTGTAAGTTCTGTGCCAgccctctgcactgcagcaaatTGAACATCAAGAAGGTAACGTTTGCCTTTCGTCTATGAAAAATTGCTCACATCCTCCACCACCACTCCTAGCCATTCCTATCACACATTTGTTTGCAAGTAATTTTGACTAGGAGGCGCAGGAAGGAGACACCCAAGCCACAGGAGCACCTGAGCTCCTCTCTACTCCAACTGCatggaaaataacagaaagaagaaagcctaaGCAAAGGGATGGTACTGCAGGTCTAAGCTTTTTCAAACAAGCACCCTCTCCTCTGCAGACTGCGGCTGAAGACCACAGAAGCTGCTGTCCTCCCAACAGCCAACCAGTTGGGTTGATCATTGCTTCTGAAAAAGGATTTCTTTGTATcatagaccaggctgcccagagccacatcccgTCTTGCCTTGAAGTATCCTTACCTATAAGCAAACCCTACTGAGATCTTCTACCAAATTACAGTTGAATTTCCTTGTACACACAcatgaacacacacaaaaaagttgTTTAATCATCAAGCACCACTTTTACCACAAGTCTCTCACTGTCTCAGTATCTCCTTCCAAGCTTTGtcttcatctttcatttcacTGGTCATGAAAATGATCCATTCTTAACcaaagggtagataatagcaagacaaggggaaatggttttgcgttaaaggaagaaagattaaGGTTGGACAtcgggggaagttctttaccaaaaGAGTAGTaatgtgctggaacaggctgcccagagaggttgtgggtgccccaaccctggagatgttcaaggtgagtttggatgggaccctgggcagcctggtctcgTATTCGATAttgaggttggtggccctgcctgtggagAGGGGATTGACGCTTgatgacctttgaggtcccatccaactcaagccattctgcgattctatgatgctataaAATCCCTCCAAACACCAACAAGTCTGTCTGGAACAAGCAGCCCTGTCACGTGTGGCAGCAGTCATGCTGAAGTCCCACTCCTTTTTGCTCCCTTGGCAATGAAGTCCATAtcagcaaacacagctgtgtCTGCAAACAGACTTGAGCCACTCCTTCAGTCCTCAGAGCTGCACATCCTGACAAACTTACTGTATATGCAATGCATGCTTTCCCCAGGCAGCATGTTAGACACAGCAAAATGAGATCGGGTCCTCAATAGTTTTGGAAAATTGTTTTTGATCATACGCTGTATGAGTAatttacagagaaaagcatAGGAAAGAATTGAGCAGATGTTGTCCCACTGACTGTGCAggcatggaaagaaaagaggtggTAGGAGCAGCTTGGAAGAGGGCTGACTGCATCCTGCATAGTCTGCCCTCCCATCCGCCTCACAGAGCCTCCTTCATTTGACTGCAATATTTCCCAGCAGGTTTGATGCAAATGTATATGATAAGCAAGGGAGCAAGAGGGAACCTGGGGAAATAAACATGTTTAGCAGCTTGTGCTTTGGCACTGCATTCTTTGTGCTACTTATTAACTAACAAGACATAGAAATATGGCAGTGCTTAAACAGTATCAACTACTCACCTTGAGTGATAACCAGGCGTGAGTCCAGCAAGTTGAGCGCTCTTCTGCTTGTGTCATTTCCTACCTTTTTGCATCTCTTTGAACTGATGCTGTTACCTCTCTCTCTTGCTTCTGCActtgtccctgcctgtagcagacAGCAGTTACGGAGTTGCGAGTGGTGCCTGAAATAGGAAAATACTGCAAGAAAACTCTATTTAGAAACCAAGaatatctattttttcctttgattttttttgtgtcttttttccttcaaaacatCCTTTGTAATCCTGAACATCACTGTGAAATGGATGCTGACAGTTCTCATTTACTTCAGAGAGAACTTCATCAAAGGAAATGCTGCGGtgttctttccctcccctctaCACACATGcttctctcccccctccccgaGCACACGCAAACACTGTGGTTTCCTTTCccattctcttttctgttctgtgtctgCAAGCACAGACAAGGAGCACAGCTCTTGGATGGGAATAGCTATGTTGCTCAAACACACAATGTTTGGGGGTCTTGGGGGACTTGGATT
Encoded here:
- the FSHR gene encoding follicle-stimulating hormone receptor isoform X1 codes for the protein MEEKETNVKTEMSLGLTCLLILLASCSCCQHHMCHCAGRIFICQESKVVQLPRDIPTNATELRFILTKMRVIPKGAFTGLRDLEKIEISQNDALEIIEANVFSSLPKLHEIRIEKANNLMKIDQDAFQQLPSLRYLLISNTGLRFLPVVHKVHSFQKVLLDVQDNIHIRTIERNTFMGLSSESVILRLNKNGIQEIKNHAFNGTCLDELNLSDNHNLEKLPDEVFQGAIGPVVLDISRTRISFLPSHGLEFIKKLRARSTYKLKKLPDLSKFRSLIEANFTYPSHCCAFTNWKRQNTELYPICSISQAKQDLDEQTGKKKHRRSAAEDYISHYGTRFGPAENEFDYGLCNEVINVACSPKPDAFNPCEDIMGYNVLRVLIWFINILAITGNTTVLIILISSQYKLTVPRFLMCNLAFADLCIGIYLLFIASVDIQTKSQYYNYAIDWQTGAGCNAAGFFTVFASELSVYTLTVITLERWHTITYAMQLDRKVRLRHAVIIMIFGWMFAFTVALLPIFGISSYMKVSICLPMHIETPFSQAYVIFLLVLNVLAFVIICICYICIYFTVRNPNVISSNSDTKIAKRMAILIFTDFLCMAPISFFAISASLRVPLITVSKSKILLVLFYPINSCANPFLYAIFTKTFRRDFFILLSKFGCCEMQAQIYRTETSSSAHNFHTRNGHYPTASKNSDGTIYSLVPLNHLN
- the FSHR gene encoding follicle-stimulating hormone receptor isoform X3, which translates into the protein MKIDQDAFQQLPSLRYLLISNTGLRFLPVVHKVHSFQKVLLDVQDNIHIRTIERNTFMGLSSESVILRLNKNGIQEIKNHAFNGTCLDELNLSDNHNLEKLPDEVFQGAIGPVVLDISRTRISFLPSHGLEFIKKLRARSTYKLKKLPDLSKFRSLIEANFTYPSHCCAFTNWKRQNTELYPICSISQAKQDLDEQTGKKKHRRSAAEDYISHYGTRFGPAENEFDYGLCNEVINVACSPKPDAFNPCEDIMGYNVLRVLIWFINILAITGNTTVLIILISSQYKLTVPRFLMCNLAFADLCIGIYLLFIASVDIQTKSQYYNYAIDWQTGAGCNAAGFFTVFASELSVYTLTVITLERWHTITYAMQLDRKVRLRHAVIIMIFGWMFAFTVALLPIFGISSYMKVSICLPMHIETPFSQAYVIFLLVLNVLAFVIICICYICIYFTVRNPNVISSNSDTKIAKRMAILIFTDFLCMAPISFFAISASLRVPLITVSKSKILLVLFYPINSCANPFLYAIFTKTFRRDFFILLSKFGCCEMQAQIYRTETSSSAHNFHTRNGHYPTASKNSDGTIYSLVPLNHLN
- the FSHR gene encoding follicle-stimulating hormone receptor isoform X2: MRVIPKGAFTGLRDLEKIEISQNDALEIIEANVFSSLPKLHEIRIEKANNLMKIDQDAFQQLPSLRYLLISNTGLRFLPVVHKVHSFQKVLLDVQDNIHIRTIERNTFMGLSSESVILRLNKNGIQEIKNHAFNGTCLDELNLSDNHNLEKLPDEVFQGAIGPVVLDISRTRISFLPSHGLEFIKKLRARSTYKLKKLPDLSKFRSLIEANFTYPSHCCAFTNWKRQNTELYPICSISQAKQDLDEQTGKKKHRRSAAEDYISHYGTRFGPAENEFDYGLCNEVINVACSPKPDAFNPCEDIMGYNVLRVLIWFINILAITGNTTVLIILISSQYKLTVPRFLMCNLAFADLCIGIYLLFIASVDIQTKSQYYNYAIDWQTGAGCNAAGFFTVFASELSVYTLTVITLERWHTITYAMQLDRKVRLRHAVIIMIFGWMFAFTVALLPIFGISSYMKVSICLPMHIETPFSQAYVIFLLVLNVLAFVIICICYICIYFTVRNPNVISSNSDTKIAKRMAILIFTDFLCMAPISFFAISASLRVPLITVSKSKILLVLFYPINSCANPFLYAIFTKTFRRDFFILLSKFGCCEMQAQIYRTETSSSAHNFHTRNGHYPTASKNSDGTIYSLVPLNHLN